The segment AAACAAAGTGTTGTATCTTGTGTAAACAATTGGAAAGAAAGTAAATTTTAAAAACCTAGAAGTGGAGAATTGAACCCAATTTGAACAGGAAGTTAAGACAAATATTACAAAATACAAGTACATTGGAATAAGAGATCCATAAAGGAGATGTTTGGTCGCCTGAGAGGATGACAATTAATTGACAGAAGAATCTAAAAAGAGAGACTATTCTGCCTCAGTGTAAGATGAAGATATAAATTTCCcgagaggaaaaaaatcaagaccTTGCCAAAACTAATGGTcaagaaaataaagtttaaagATTGATAGACAAATACAAATACAAGGACTTAGGCTGTGGTGAAGCCTGGAAACGCTCATCAGGGccagaaaacaaaaatatgtaGAGAGCTAAGTTTTGATTAGGACTACACAGTAATACCCAAAAGACTTCTCTCGACAGCCAGTAACCCCCTGACCGTGTCAGAAGCCATGGGATGGAGGAAGCTCCCCCTGTGGCCCCAGCAGAAGCTGTGGAACAGGGGAAccctccccacccagtggccCCCGACCCTGGCAAAAGCTGCAGGACGGGGGAAGCCCCCCCTGCACCTTTCAACCTCTCCCTGGCAAAAGCTCCTGGGTGGGGAAAGCCCCCACAgtggcccccagccccatccctggcAGAGGAAGCCCCGAGTGCCCCGACCCTGTCCCTGACAAAAGCCgcagggcagcaggggcagtCCCCATGCCCAATCCTGCTCTCTGGCACAAGCacctggcaggcagggcaggagaAACCCCAGAGCCCCGATCCTGGTCCCCTGCAGAAGTTCTCACTCCCTGCTACAGCCCCAGGCTCATGGCAcggggacagagcttctctggtcttgAGGCcacagtggcggggggggggtacagAAAGGAGCAAACAGGTTGTGAGGCAGGCGGAATGGGGGGACCGTGAGTGGAACAGGGGCAGatcccagggaaggggcagaaaggggtggggctgtgggcggggtCATAggcagaagtggggggagggcccACCCATTTGCTCTGGCCCTGGGCCCTGGGCCCTGGGAAATTTTAATCCGCCTCTGCAAGCACAGCTCAGCTGGATCAGAGTATTAGGACAGGGTGTTCCTAGTGGCAAGTAgctagctgtgtccacactgtctCTGGTACTCTGCCAGAGCATGAATTTGCTGTGGTCTTCAAAACATGTTGTGAAACATAGTTTTTTGGCCAAGAATGTGAATGAATTTGGGGTAATATTATGGGAAGTTTTTTGCCCTCTGGCACATTGCACTGGTTTAAAGAGGTTGACAATTATTATTATCCAATGTAGGCAGCATTGgttaatattttgtatttaatatCTGTAACATGCCCCAAAGCCAGGATAATACACACAATATCTGTTACATAGCGGGACTTGTTTCTTTATGTCAGCACAACCCAAGCTGCAGGTCCTGATGGCAGAAACCCCACCCAGTACAAGGGGTGCAGCAATGCAAGTTTCCTACAACCTTCTTTCTAGTTAGGGGTCTACAACCAGTCATCACAGCATAGAAAGTCAGAAGCACCAGGAAAAAAGGGACAGGGCACTTGGGAGATGTACTGGTTGGgctcaaaatatatttttaaggggGACTGTTGACTGGCTAGTAAAAGCCCACACCTCATTGCCCTGTGAGTTTGACTTTGAGGCATAATGGAAAAGAGGTGCGCTTACAGCTGTGTAAGCtgtaaagagagaaaaataaaaaacagggTCCTAGATAAGTGAACAAATCTAACAGAACGAGGATCCAATAAGGGTTTAATGGGGTTAGAGAGGCAATGGGGCTGCACACGAGACTAAAGATACATAAATGTCTGGAGTGGTATAAAATTTTATAATCAGCAAGGTTGCTGTGTATGCCCTGTCTGACACACAAAAACTATTTTAAGAATGCTTTTAGGGAGCTTTTTAAATGTTGTTGGGAAGATAAAGCTGTAAAAGACTTGTCAATTCAGTGCTAACAATGCTAGACTCTCTTTCCTCTACAGAAACTCCACATTGTCTTGTTTACATGGATCCATGGCACAGAGTGAAGGACACACAGTACAAAGTCATTGACAGAAGCTGAAAATGAATGAAGATTACTGGTACTTGTGATGATGTTTTCCTGACTGATATGGGTGATGTGATAATCTGAGAGGCGCCCTAATAGCATCCTTAGTGAAGCATTTATTTTTGACTCCCATCATCATATGTCTACAAACCATTAGAAGAAATGATCAGTCAACTACCAGAGGATACTGTGGAGTCCCAGGGTTTAGATGAGCTTGAGTGCAAGATCTGTTACAACCGCTATAATCAGAGACAAAGGAAACCAAAAGTGCTGGAGTGTTGTCACAGAGTATGTGCCAAATGCCTTTGCAAGATCATAGACTTCGGGGACTCTCCTCAGGGAGTCATAGTGTGCCCATTCTGTAGGTTTGAGACATGCCTGCCTGATGATGAGGTTAGTAGTCTTCCTGACGACAACAACATCCTTGTGAATTTGGCttgtgggggaaaggggaagaagtGCCTACCAGATAATCCTACAGAACTGTTGCTAACTCCCAAAAGGCTGGCATCTCTTGTTAGCCCTTCTCACGCTTCCTCCAACTGCCTGGTTATAACCATCATGGAAGTGCAGAGAGAAAGCCCACAGACTCTGAACTCCACCCCGGTGGTGGAATTCTACAGGCCCACGAGTTTTGACTCTGTTGCAACTGTATCCCACAACTGGACAGTGTGGAACTGTACATCCTTGCTCTTCCAGACCTCAATTCGAGTGCTCATTTGGTTGTTAGGTTTACTATACTTTAGTTCCTTGCCTTTAGGGATCTACTTACTGGTATCTAAGAAAGTCACCCTGGGGGTCGTTTTCGTCAGCCTTGTTCCTTCGAGCCTTGTTATTCTCATGGTTTATGGCTTTTGCCAATGTGTATGCCATGAGTTTCTGGACTGCATGTCTTCTTGATAACAAATATAGTCAAATAAGATACTGCCATGTTTGTAGCATAATTTATCTTCTCTGTtgtattcttatttattattattattcatcacACTAAACAGAAGCAGTAGCCACAATTTTATGgtccatttattttgttttttaattttgctttgaTATTTATTGTGCTTTGTTCTACTTGTTCATTATACTAACCAATGGAAATAAAATTTACATGTCAATTTTTAAGGTTAAGCtataggaaaaaaagcaaaattgcCTAACCTGATGCTGCTGCCCTTATTCAGATAAGTAGCACTGGTCTTCAACTGGATTAGTCACGTGCGTCAGAGAAGCAGGACCAGGCCCTTGGAAGACATTGGAACATTAGGCATCCACCCAGGCAAAGCCTATATTATGTTCTGTTTTGTCATGTGTTATGTCTGTTAGTGAATTAAGTCTCTTTGTTGTTTATTATAAGAACAAGACAAGATACCATAGGTTCCACCAGCCTTTGTTATAGCACAAATCTTTGTTGGAGATAATTGGTTACTGACTTCCCTTTCTCCACTTAAAAGACAGTAGCACCCTGGGGTAGGGAGAGTCAAGATGTCTTCTTGTCTTAGTAGAAAAATCTCTTGCGTACATCTCCCCCCCATACACCCACCATGCATGCAATTCTCCTTATGCTTGCAGCTCCCCTTGAGACTCCACCCCAAGACGCAACCACGCATGCTcactccccagggccggctctaggcaccagatGAGAAAGCacttgcctggggtggcacattgGCTGGAATACCGCCCCTTAcaatcttggggcggcacattccggCTGCCCTGCCGTGGTTCTTTTTTTTTGCGTTGGCAGCCTGGTCCGCAGCTCCGGGGCTCCTGGCCGGCTCCCTGCACtccgccagtcccagcccagccctgcaggggcacggacCCCAGCCCGGGGGGCAGGAACTAGCTATCCCCGCCGCTCACTGTGCCACCGGGCTCCCCGGGATGCaccactccccgccgcctgcaccggcctccgcctTCCACGCTGCTCTGAGCTCGGCCCAGCCGAGCCACCTTTAAAGgagtggctgagccagcacctcctgcagcccctgggggctctgcctgcccagcCGGGAGAGGCAGCCCAAGACCGgggggggagcccctctcgcccggctgcgaggcgccgcccttcacccccctgcgagcCGCCTTGACCACGCTCCCTGCGGCTGCtggggttttggggggttttttttcgttttttttttgcttggggtggcaaaaaagctagagccggccctgtcactcCCTCATGAGCAGCTTATTTCTATGTGCACTCCTTACTTGCCCAACTCCTTTGGACTTCCCTTCACCGATTCAAAGTTCTCCTATGAATTGCTCTAACCATGTCCCATTAAACCTTCACTCGCCGTGTGCATTTCCACCTCTATAAAACACATTAACCCCATGAGTTCCCCTAGTAAGACACTTTACCAACCTTATGGATTCTCACCTTCTGGTAGATACACAAGAGAACCTCTCTTAGTTCCTTTAGCTGCAAGACAGACTTTTCTCTTCCATTGGGTGACTGGCCCTCTCATTTATAAATGATGCCAATTTAAGAAAAATGATAGATACGTGTATCTGCTTTCTGGTTCCCAACTTCACAGTGGGATACTGTCAGGAAATGTTGTAGGCCTAATAAAGTATTTAatttagggctcagtcctgcaagatgctgagctcccactgacttctcttAGAGTTGATGGCAATCTGCAACTCAAAGGCTCAGGCTCTTACAGTGGGTGAACACCATTGACTTTGGTCATTACTAATGATTTACCAGCCTAGTTGCAAACAGAATCAGACCCTATAAAATTGGGTtggtttttaaagtcagttttTTTAACTCGTAGAAGACCACAAAAATGAAAAGGAGTGGTTAACGTTCAAGGGAATAAATAATGCTCGTTGAGAATATAACTAAGGCTCTGTTCTCCTAGGCACA is part of the Chrysemys picta bellii isolate R12L10 chromosome 2, ASM1138683v2, whole genome shotgun sequence genome and harbors:
- the RNF182 gene encoding E3 ubiquitin-protein ligase RNF182, coding for MISQLPEDTVESQGLDELECKICYNRYNQRQRKPKVLECCHRVCAKCLCKIIDFGDSPQGVIVCPFCRFETCLPDDEVSSLPDDNNILVNLACGGKGKKCLPDNPTELLLTPKRLASLVSPSHASSNCLVITIMEVQRESPQTLNSTPVVEFYRPTSFDSVATVSHNWTVWNCTSLLFQTSIRVLIWLLGLLYFSSLPLGIYLLVSKKVTLGVVFVSLVPSSLVILMVYGFCQCVCHEFLDCMSS